From Crassaminicella indica, one genomic window encodes:
- a CDS encoding CidA/LrgA family protein — protein sequence MKGFIQLLIIICIWQLGEWLHGILNIPIPGSILGMFILFGLLSLKIIKLSWVEECGEFFLKHLAFFFIPSGVGLIASLELIKANCLPITIIIILSTIIVMGVTGLIVQKLIKD from the coding sequence ATGAAAGGATTCATACAATTATTAATTATTATATGCATATGGCAATTAGGGGAATGGCTTCATGGAATATTAAATATTCCTATTCCAGGAAGCATATTAGGAATGTTCATACTCTTTGGCTTATTATCATTAAAAATAATCAAACTATCTTGGGTTGAAGAATGTGGAGAATTCTTTTTAAAGCATCTGGCTTTTTTCTTCATTCCCTCTGGTGTAGGACTTATTGCTTCTTTAGAACTTATAAAAGCAAACTGTCTCCCCATTACTATTATTATTATTTTAAGCACCATTATTGTAATGGGTGTAACAGGCTTGATCGTACAAAAATTGATAAAGGACTGA
- a CDS encoding LrgB family protein gives MLDNPLFGIIVSLLSFNIGLYIYKKTKLAILNPILISIFIIITILLYFNIPLEVYNKGGNLISFFLGPATVVLAIPMYKQVPALRSHMTAIIIGITTGVITSITVVALLAKLFDLENRLKLSLIPKSITTPIGIAVSNSLGGLTSIAVIAIIITGIIGAVIAPLICKALKINHSVAKGIAIGTASHAVGTSKAFEMGETEGAMSSLSIALAGIITVLLAPLLINLFSLINL, from the coding sequence ATGCTTGACAACCCATTATTTGGAATAATTGTTTCTTTATTATCATTCAACATTGGATTATATATCTATAAAAAAACAAAGCTGGCTATTTTAAATCCCATACTCATAAGTATTTTTATTATCATTACGATTTTATTGTATTTTAATATACCACTAGAGGTTTACAACAAAGGTGGAAATTTAATTTCTTTCTTTTTAGGCCCTGCTACAGTAGTATTGGCCATTCCTATGTATAAACAAGTTCCAGCTCTAAGGAGTCATATGACAGCTATTATCATTGGTATTACTACTGGAGTTATTACCTCCATCACTGTTGTTGCTTTATTAGCAAAATTATTTGATTTAGAAAATCGTCTTAAGCTTTCTTTAATCCCTAAATCAATTACAACACCTATTGGTATCGCTGTATCAAACAGCTTAGGTGGATTAACCTCTATTGCTGTTATTGCAATTATTATAACTGGGATTATTGGGGCGGTGATTGCACCATTAATATGTAAAGCTTTAAAAATCAATCACAGTGTAGCAAAGGGTATTGCTATTGGAACAGCTTCACATGCTGTTGGAACATCTAAAGCTTTTGAAATGGGAGAAACAGAAGGAGCTATGAGCAGTCTTTCTATTGCCTTAGCAGGAATTATAACTGTTTTACTCGCCCCTTTATTAATCAATTTATTTTCTCTTATAAACTTATAA
- a CDS encoding acetyl-CoA hydrolase/transferase family protein: MKYGDRIRNKDLINKIATAEELAELIHDGMVIGVSGFTPSGYPKAVPLALAERVKKSGEKMRLSLYSGASLGPEVDGAWTEAGIIAKRLPYQTNSKLRNAINNGEAEYLDMHLSHTPQYVNYGILPKVDVAIVEAVAITEEGHIIPTTGIGNTPVFVKQADKVIVEINLKKPLALEGMADIYMIENPPNREPIPITKPDQRIGTTYIPCGLDKIAGIVITDLQDKTRPLTPVDDVSKKISANILKFLQKEVELGRLPKNLLPIQSGVGSVANAVLYGLCESSFEDLTCYTEVVQDSMLELLRCGKAKIASTTSVSPSPEGLVKFEEEIEFFKDKIILRPQEISNHPEVARRLGVIAMNTALEVDIYGNVNSTHVMGSRMMNGIGGSGDFARNAYLTIFTTASTAKNGDISSIVPMVSHVDHTEHDVMVIVTEQGVADLRGLSPKQRALEIINNCVHPDYKDKLLDYYNRAYESGYKHTPHILEEALSWHTRFMKTGSMK; the protein is encoded by the coding sequence ATGAAGTATGGCGACAGAATAAGAAATAAGGATTTAATTAATAAAATAGCAACAGCTGAAGAATTAGCAGAATTGATTCATGATGGTATGGTAATTGGTGTTAGTGGATTTACACCATCAGGATATCCAAAAGCAGTACCTCTTGCACTTGCAGAAAGAGTAAAAAAGAGTGGAGAAAAAATGCGTTTAAGCCTGTATTCTGGAGCTTCGTTAGGACCAGAGGTAGATGGGGCTTGGACAGAGGCAGGTATTATTGCTAAAAGACTTCCTTATCAAACAAATAGTAAATTAAGAAATGCTATCAATAACGGAGAAGCCGAGTATTTAGATATGCATTTAAGTCATACACCTCAGTATGTAAACTATGGAATATTACCAAAGGTTGATGTTGCTATTGTAGAAGCTGTAGCGATTACAGAAGAAGGACATATTATTCCTACTACTGGTATTGGTAATACACCTGTATTTGTAAAACAAGCAGATAAGGTTATTGTGGAAATCAATTTGAAAAAGCCTTTAGCACTAGAAGGAATGGCTGATATTTATATGATTGAAAATCCACCAAATAGAGAGCCTATTCCAATTACAAAGCCAGATCAAAGGATAGGAACTACTTATATTCCATGTGGGTTAGATAAAATCGCAGGAATTGTTATAACAGATTTACAGGATAAAACTAGACCACTTACACCAGTAGATGATGTATCTAAAAAAATATCTGCTAATATATTAAAGTTTTTACAAAAAGAAGTAGAATTAGGAAGGCTTCCTAAAAATTTACTTCCAATACAATCAGGTGTAGGAAGTGTTGCAAATGCAGTACTTTATGGACTATGTGAATCAAGCTTTGAAGATTTAACATGTTATACAGAAGTTGTTCAGGATTCAATGCTTGAGTTATTAAGATGTGGGAAGGCAAAAATAGCTTCTACTACATCTGTCAGCCCGTCACCAGAAGGCTTGGTAAAGTTTGAAGAAGAGATTGAATTCTTTAAAGATAAAATTATTTTAAGACCGCAAGAAATCAGCAATCATCCAGAAGTGGCAAGAAGATTAGGGGTTATTGCTATGAATACAGCCCTAGAGGTTGATATATACGGAAATGTTAATTCTACTCATGTGATGGGGTCTCGTATGATGAATGGAATCGGTGGTTCTGGAGATTTTGCTAGAAATGCATATCTTACAATATTTACAACAGCATCTACTGCAAAAAATGGAGATATTTCATCTATTGTACCAATGGTTTCACATGTAGACCATACAGAGCATGATGTTATGGTTATTGTAACAGAGCAAGGAGTTGCAGATTTAAGGGGACTTAGTCCAAAGCAAAGAGCGTTAGAAATTATTAATAATTGCGTACACCCAGATTATAAGGATAAATTATTAGATTATTATAATAGAGCTTATGAAAGTGGATATAAGCATACGCCTCATATATTAGAAGAAGCTCTTTCATGGCATACAAGGTTTATGAAAACAGGAAGTATGAAATAA
- a CDS encoding DedA family protein: protein MLQEKVLYLITIYGYIGIFLALVFGIIGLPIPDEVLLTFAGFLVTKGKMDFFSVVCIAFIGSIIGVSVSYMIGYCLGWPFLEKYGKFLHIKEKSFNKVEKWFDKYGKYAIVIGYFIPGVRQLNAYYAGITKRPYMRFAFYANLGGLLWVTTFVTLGVFVGERWELWVKNFHRVAVALLLIICVSMGIYYLLKKKNK from the coding sequence TTGCTCCAAGAAAAAGTATTGTATCTAATTACTATTTATGGATATATAGGTATATTTTTAGCTTTAGTATTTGGAATTATAGGACTTCCGATACCTGATGAGGTATTATTAACTTTTGCAGGCTTTTTAGTTACCAAAGGGAAAATGGATTTTTTTTCAGTGGTTTGCATTGCTTTTATAGGAAGTATTATAGGGGTATCTGTTAGCTATATGATCGGGTATTGTTTGGGATGGCCGTTTTTAGAAAAGTATGGAAAATTTTTGCATATCAAGGAGAAATCCTTTAACAAGGTTGAAAAATGGTTTGACAAATATGGAAAGTATGCGATTGTTATAGGTTATTTTATTCCAGGGGTTCGTCAATTGAATGCTTATTATGCAGGAATTACAAAGAGACCTTACATGAGATTTGCTTTTTATGCAAATTTGGGAGGTTTGCTTTGGGTAACTACATTTGTTACATTAGGAGTTTTTGTAGGTGAAAGATGGGAGCTTTGGGTGAAGAATTTTCACAGAGTTGCTGTAGCATTACTTCTGATTATTTGTGTTAGCATGGGTATATATTATTTGTTAAAAAAGAAAAATAAATAG
- a CDS encoding ECF transporter S component produces MKNNTWTTRRMVLLGLFIAVNMTATYIHIPVGPSMMHLGTTTLFITALILNPIDSAIAAGGGMFLFDIFGGYFSYAPFTLVIKGLMAYVVAKIVQQKSYNGTNIKINFLGYIIGGIISLVGYYLTNVYFSGNFIAPIAKIPGSLLTTSVGLLIALPLGIQVKKAFIKVEKQAYNVNE; encoded by the coding sequence ATGAAAAATAATACTTGGACAACAAGAAGAATGGTTCTTTTAGGATTATTTATAGCAGTGAATATGACAGCTACCTATATTCATATTCCTGTAGGACCTAGTATGATGCATTTAGGCACAACAACTCTTTTTATCACAGCGCTTATTTTAAATCCAATTGATTCAGCTATTGCGGCAGGTGGAGGAATGTTTTTATTTGATATTTTTGGAGGCTATTTTAGCTATGCACCATTTACTTTAGTAATCAAGGGGTTAATGGCATATGTTGTAGCAAAAATTGTTCAACAAAAGAGCTATAATGGGACAAATATAAAGATAAACTTTTTAGGATATATTATTGGAGGAATTATTTCATTGGTAGGATATTATCTAACAAATGTATATTTTAGTGGAAACTTTATTGCACCTATCGCAAAAATACCGGGTTCATTACTTACTACAAGTGTAGGATTACTTATTGCATTGCCATTAGGAATACAGGTAAAAAAAGCTTTTATAAAAGTAGAAAAACAAGCATATAATGTAAATGAATAA
- a CDS encoding sugar phosphate isomerase/epimerase family protein gives MKVGYAASAGEIDIFDTLKYTKENGFDCVELNVNMPIFFPENFTKEDREKIKKYKEENNIAITLHAPEDITLLQLQENIRRATIDRLKEVIDFGHDIGASRITMHIGSVVCFTLTDRKSYLDEFYCEEYKKVLKESLIELGNYAENKVYLCIENSGRFPEKVVQEVLDEIIGKENIYLTWDIGHSYTNQYNEIAFFLKHIAYIKTCHLHDHNGKSDHQIIGRGNVDFKWHIQKMKDIDVYYIIEVRPRENAVKSLDKLKEIL, from the coding sequence ATGAAAGTAGGATATGCAGCATCTGCTGGGGAAATAGATATATTTGATACGCTAAAATATACGAAAGAAAATGGTTTTGATTGTGTTGAACTAAATGTAAATATGCCAATTTTTTTTCCAGAAAACTTTACGAAGGAAGATAGAGAAAAAATAAAAAAATATAAAGAGGAAAATAATATTGCTATAACTCTTCATGCTCCTGAGGATATTACACTTTTGCAGCTTCAAGAAAATATTAGAAGAGCTACTATAGACAGATTAAAGGAGGTTATTGATTTTGGACATGATATAGGGGCAAGTAGAATTACAATGCATATAGGTAGTGTAGTATGCTTTACCCTTACAGATAGAAAATCTTATTTAGATGAATTTTACTGTGAAGAATACAAGAAGGTGCTAAAAGAAAGCTTGATAGAATTAGGGAACTATGCTGAGAATAAAGTCTATTTATGCATTGAAAATTCAGGAAGATTTCCAGAAAAAGTTGTTCAAGAAGTGTTAGATGAAATTATTGGAAAAGAAAATATTTATTTGACTTGGGATATAGGACATAGCTATACTAATCAATACAATGAAATAGCATTTTTCTTAAAGCATATAGCGTATATAAAGACTTGCCACTTACATGATCATAATGGAAAAAGTGATCATCAGATTATAGGTAGAGGTAATGTAGATTTTAAATGGCATATACAAAAAATGAAAGATATAGATGTTTATTATATTATTGAAGTAAGACCAAGAGAAAATGCAGTAAAGTCATTAGATAAGTTAAAGGAAATATTATAA
- a CDS encoding M20 metallopeptidase family protein, whose amino-acid sequence MEKIMKKSEQIKDWLINIRRDFHQYPELGMQEFRTSKKICKYLEKMNISYNNNVVNTGVVGLIQGKYDGPTIALRADIDALPIQDGKKVLYKSKNDGVMHACGHDAHTAILLGAGKVLNEMKDQIHGNIKLLFQPAEETVGGAKPMIEEGVLKNPEVDAVFGLHVDADLDTGKIGIKYNQMNAASNTIEIHIYGKSTHGAYPHEGADSILIASHVVVALQSIVSRNVAPTDASVVTIGKIIGGTQENIIADHVVLVGTVRNINEATRKEVMKRIEDIVKIIPKALGGRGELIQTEGYRTLVNDDRMVDIVVNSVKNILGEDKLHFIEEISLGVEDFAYFAAEKPSAFFRLGCKNLEKGIEGKHHHPCFDIDEDCLTIGVAMQVSNVLEALQYFRK is encoded by the coding sequence ATGGAAAAAATAATGAAAAAAAGTGAACAAATTAAAGATTGGCTTATTAATATTAGAAGGGATTTTCATCAATATCCAGAATTGGGAATGCAGGAATTTCGAACATCAAAAAAAATATGTAAATATTTAGAGAAAATGAATATTTCATATAATAATAATGTTGTAAATACTGGAGTTGTTGGGCTTATTCAAGGAAAATATGATGGTCCAACCATTGCGTTAAGAGCTGATATAGATGCTTTACCTATTCAAGATGGTAAGAAGGTTTTATATAAATCAAAAAATGATGGGGTAATGCATGCATGTGGCCATGATGCTCATACAGCTATTCTTTTAGGGGCAGGAAAGGTTTTAAACGAAATGAAGGATCAAATTCATGGAAATATCAAACTGCTTTTTCAACCAGCAGAAGAAACAGTTGGAGGGGCAAAGCCTATGATTGAAGAAGGAGTCCTTAAAAATCCAGAGGTAGATGCTGTATTTGGACTTCATGTAGATGCAGATTTAGATACTGGAAAAATAGGTATAAAATATAATCAAATGAATGCAGCTTCTAATACGATTGAAATTCATATATATGGAAAATCAACACATGGGGCATATCCTCATGAAGGTGCAGACAGTATATTGATAGCATCTCATGTAGTTGTTGCTCTTCAATCTATTGTATCAAGAAATGTAGCACCAACAGATGCATCTGTGGTTACAATTGGAAAAATCATAGGAGGAACCCAAGAAAATATCATTGCAGATCATGTTGTTCTTGTGGGAACTGTTAGGAACATTAATGAAGCTACAAGAAAAGAAGTAATGAAGAGAATTGAGGATATTGTAAAAATTATTCCTAAGGCTTTAGGAGGAAGAGGAGAACTTATTCAGACTGAAGGATATAGAACTCTTGTCAATGATGACAGAATGGTTGATATTGTAGTGAATTCAGTAAAAAATATTTTAGGAGAAGATAAGTTGCATTTTATAGAAGAAATTTCTTTAGGGGTAGAAGATTTTGCTTATTTTGCAGCAGAAAAACCAAGTGCTTTTTTTAGATTAGGATGCAAAAATTTAGAGAAAGGAATAGAAGGAAAACATCATCATCCTTGCTTCGATATAGATGAGGATTGTCTTACTATTGGTGTAGCAATGCAGGTAAGTAATGTGTTAGAAGCATTGCAATATTTTAGAAAATAA
- a CDS encoding S66 peptidase family protein, translating to MMIPKGLNFGDTIGVVAPAGPVSREKADCAKAVLEEMGFKVKMGKSCYLSYGGYLAGEDEIRAEDVNNMFKDKDVAAIICIRGGYGCTRMMELLDIELIKKNPKIFVGYSDVTALHLLFNQKADLATYHGPMVVSNMLDFNPFTKKSFFNVINEKDDIELKNPEDNEIKVMVEGFAKGRLVGGNLALIVATMGTPYEIDTKGKILFIEDINEKPYSIDRMLTQLVLSRKLEKCEGIILGDFADCKDDEGFTVFEVFENIIKPISKPTVYNFRSGHCEPMITIPLGRVCELDATNKKVIIKNY from the coding sequence ATGATGATTCCAAAAGGATTAAATTTTGGAGACACTATTGGGGTTGTTGCTCCAGCAGGACCAGTGAGCAGGGAAAAAGCAGATTGTGCAAAAGCTGTTTTGGAGGAAATGGGATTTAAGGTAAAAATGGGAAAGAGTTGTTATTTGTCATATGGTGGATATTTAGCTGGGGAAGATGAAATAAGAGCTGAAGATGTAAATAATATGTTTAAAGATAAGGATGTAGCTGCAATTATTTGTATCAGGGGTGGATATGGTTGTACACGTATGATGGAGCTGCTTGATATAGAGTTGATTAAGAAAAATCCTAAAATATTTGTAGGATATTCAGATGTAACAGCACTCCATTTACTTTTTAACCAAAAAGCTGATTTGGCTACATATCATGGACCTATGGTTGTATCAAATATGCTAGATTTCAACCCATTTACTAAGAAATCATTTTTCAATGTTATAAATGAAAAAGATGATATAGAATTAAAGAATCCAGAAGATAATGAAATAAAAGTAATGGTAGAAGGCTTTGCAAAGGGACGATTGGTAGGTGGAAATTTAGCTTTGATTGTTGCTACTATGGGAACACCATACGAAATAGATACAAAGGGCAAAATCCTTTTTATAGAAGATATAAATGAAAAACCATATAGTATAGATAGAATGCTTACACAGCTTGTATTATCAAGGAAATTAGAGAAGTGTGAAGGCATTATTTTAGGTGATTTTGCTGATTGCAAAGATGATGAAGGCTTTACTGTTTTTGAAGTGTTTGAAAATATTATAAAGCCTATTTCTAAGCCTACAGTATATAATTTTAGGTCAGGTCATTGTGAACCGATGATTACTATTCCTCTAGGAAGGGTTTGTGAATTAGATGCAACAAATAAAAAGGTTATTATAAAAAATTATTAA
- a CDS encoding MBL fold metallo-hydrolase RNA specificity domain-containing protein has protein sequence MRIEFLGAAKVVTGSNYLITTNKYKILLDCGMFQGSKQLEKLNFEDFAFNPAEIDFLILSHAHIDHSGRIPKLVKDGFKGKIVTTKATKDLCNLMLIDSGHIQEADALWENNKRKRAGLPFIEPLYTAEDAKISLNYFDAYLYDQIIELNEDITVRFKDAGHILGSSIIELWVTENNKTAKIVFTGDLGIKNKPILKNPELIEEADYLIIESTYGNRLHEKQEERTKELISIINKTALRGGTVIIPSFAINRTQELIYTLNKYYEHTDELEAFMKVPIYIDSPMAISATQVYRNNSYCFDDETKKLILSGEDPFQFENLYYVNSQQESMRLNSQSYPKVIISASGMCTAGRIRHHLKHNLWKKNNSVVFVGYQAEGTLGRQLKEGAKKVRLLGEKISVEAEIYSIEGFSGHADQKDLLDWLKGFKKLPKRIFVVHGEEESAKTFAALIKEKFNVQTIIPNMGYVFEIKNDLLKSYSGEMLEPLKKKENIIKELQEVYDTFDSLVHKTDFLIDEKVLQKDYIQLKNKLLDLNQKLLDINMLISK, from the coding sequence ATGCGAATAGAATTTTTAGGTGCAGCAAAAGTTGTAACAGGTTCTAATTATTTAATAACCACCAATAAGTATAAAATATTGTTAGATTGTGGTATGTTTCAAGGCAGTAAACAACTAGAAAAATTAAACTTTGAAGATTTTGCATTCAATCCTGCTGAAATAGACTTTTTAATCCTTAGTCATGCTCATATTGATCACAGCGGCAGAATCCCAAAGCTTGTCAAAGATGGCTTCAAAGGAAAAATAGTAACTACCAAAGCAACAAAGGATTTATGTAACCTCATGCTAATAGACAGCGGACATATTCAAGAAGCCGATGCTTTATGGGAAAACAATAAAAGAAAAAGAGCAGGCTTACCTTTTATTGAACCTTTATATACAGCTGAAGATGCTAAAATCAGTTTAAATTACTTTGATGCTTACCTTTATGATCAAATTATTGAATTAAACGAAGATATTACTGTTCGTTTTAAAGATGCTGGACATATATTAGGCTCTTCCATTATTGAGCTATGGGTTACTGAAAATAATAAAACTGCTAAAATTGTTTTTACAGGAGATCTAGGGATCAAAAATAAACCTATTCTTAAAAACCCCGAGCTTATTGAAGAAGCTGATTATCTCATTATAGAATCTACTTATGGTAATAGACTTCATGAAAAGCAAGAAGAAAGAACTAAGGAATTAATATCAATCATCAACAAAACAGCCCTTCGCGGCGGAACTGTCATTATACCTTCTTTTGCCATCAACAGAACACAAGAACTCATTTATACTCTTAACAAATATTATGAGCATACAGATGAATTAGAAGCCTTTATGAAAGTACCGATATACATAGATAGTCCTATGGCTATATCAGCAACACAAGTTTATAGAAATAATTCTTATTGCTTTGATGATGAAACAAAAAAACTTATTTTAAGTGGAGAAGATCCTTTCCAATTTGAAAATCTTTACTATGTAAACAGTCAGCAAGAATCCATGCGATTGAATAGCCAATCCTATCCAAAGGTAATTATATCTGCTAGTGGCATGTGTACAGCAGGAAGGATTAGACATCATTTAAAGCACAATTTATGGAAGAAAAATAACAGCGTAGTTTTTGTAGGCTATCAAGCAGAAGGTACATTAGGCCGTCAGTTAAAAGAAGGTGCAAAAAAGGTGCGTCTTCTAGGAGAAAAAATCTCAGTTGAAGCTGAAATTTACAGTATTGAAGGTTTTTCAGGACATGCCGACCAAAAGGATTTATTAGATTGGTTAAAAGGCTTTAAAAAGCTACCTAAAAGAATATTTGTTGTTCACGGAGAAGAGGAATCCGCAAAAACCTTTGCAGCACTCATTAAAGAAAAGTTTAATGTGCAAACAATCATTCCTAATATGGGCTATGTATTTGAAATTAAAAATGATCTTCTAAAAAGCTATTCAGGAGAAATGCTAGAACCATTAAAGAAAAAGGAAAATATCATCAAAGAGCTTCAGGAGGTTTATGATACCTTTGATAGTTTAGTACATAAAACAGATTTCTTAATCGATGAAAAAGTTCTTCAAAAGGATTATATACAACTTAAAAATAAGCTTTTAGATTTGAATCAAAAGCTTTTGGATATTAATATGCTTATTAGCAAATAA
- a CDS encoding acetyl-CoA carboxylase carboxyltransferase subunit alpha: protein MNNCLDFEKPIIELENKIKELENFAKENEVSLDMELNILRDKLENIKKDAYTNLTPWQKVKLARMQGRPTTLDYIERIIPDFLELHGDRVYGDDAAIVGGIGTIEGIPVTVIGHQKGKDTKENIKRNFGMAHPEGYRKALRLMKQAEKFKRPIITFVDTPGAYCGLGAEERGQGEAIALNLFEMSGLKTPIINIVIGEGGSGGALALGIGDKVCMLQNSIYSVISPEGLSSILWKDATLAEKAADIMKLTAEDLLSFKVIDKIIEEPLGGVHKDIDFVAKGIKDYVLKEIPNLLKLDHDTLLNKRYEKIRKFGLYK, encoded by the coding sequence ATGAATAATTGTCTAGACTTTGAAAAGCCTATTATAGAGCTTGAAAATAAAATAAAAGAATTAGAGAATTTTGCAAAAGAAAATGAAGTATCCTTAGATATGGAACTCAATATTTTAAGAGATAAATTAGAAAATATTAAAAAAGATGCATATACTAATTTGACACCGTGGCAGAAAGTAAAATTAGCAAGAATGCAGGGAAGACCTACTACTTTAGACTATATAGAGAGAATTATTCCTGATTTTTTAGAGCTTCATGGAGATAGAGTATATGGAGATGATGCAGCTATTGTTGGTGGGATTGGAACTATTGAAGGAATTCCTGTTACGGTGATTGGACATCAAAAAGGTAAGGATACTAAGGAAAATATAAAAAGAAACTTTGGAATGGCTCATCCAGAAGGATATAGAAAGGCTTTAAGGCTTATGAAGCAGGCTGAAAAATTTAAAAGACCTATTATTACTTTTGTAGATACGCCTGGTGCTTACTGTGGATTAGGTGCAGAGGAGAGGGGGCAAGGAGAAGCTATTGCCCTTAATTTATTTGAAATGAGCGGACTTAAAACACCAATCATTAATATAGTGATTGGAGAAGGTGGAAGTGGAGGAGCATTAGCTTTAGGAATAGGAGATAAGGTTTGTATGCTTCAAAACTCAATATACTCCGTTATTTCTCCAGAAGGACTTTCAAGTATTCTTTGGAAAGATGCAACTTTAGCTGAAAAAGCAGCGGACATTATGAAATTAACTGCTGAGGATTTATTATCATTTAAAGTGATTGATAAGATTATTGAAGAACCATTAGGTGGTGTCCATAAAGATATAGATTTTGTTGCTAAAGGAATAAAGGATTATGTATTAAAAGAAATACCTAATTTATTAAAATTAGATCATGATACATTGCTCAATAAAAGATATGAAAAAATTAGAAAATTTGGTTTATATAAATAG
- the accD gene encoding acetyl-CoA carboxylase, carboxyltransferase subunit beta: protein MIKELFRKKKYGTINVYNNKENKQASLNFKSNNKSDDEKIDDALWVRCKGCNELVLKEDVKKNMHICPKCDHYFRIGARERIHLLLDENSFVEYDKELEANDPLDFPEYKDKILRAKEKSGEKDAVITGEGKIKGIPFVIGVMNPDFMMGSMGCVVGEKITRAIESAVEKKLPVIIFSASGGARMQEGILSLMQMAKTSLALKRLSDEGLLYISVLTDPTTGGVTASFAMLGDIIIAEPKALIGFAGPRVIEQTIRQRLPEGFQRAEFLKEKGFVDKIVHRKDLRDVLYKILSIHTLRGEKNE from the coding sequence ATGATTAAAGAATTATTTCGCAAAAAAAAGTATGGAACAATCAATGTATATAATAATAAAGAAAACAAACAAGCTTCTTTAAACTTTAAGTCTAATAATAAAAGTGATGATGAAAAAATAGATGATGCCCTTTGGGTCAGATGCAAAGGATGTAATGAATTAGTATTAAAAGAAGATGTAAAGAAAAATATGCATATATGTCCAAAATGTGACCATTATTTTAGAATAGGAGCGAGAGAAAGAATTCATCTATTATTAGATGAAAACAGCTTTGTAGAATATGATAAAGAATTGGAAGCTAACGATCCATTAGATTTTCCAGAATATAAGGATAAAATACTTAGGGCAAAGGAAAAATCAGGTGAAAAAGATGCTGTTATAACAGGTGAAGGAAAAATTAAAGGAATTCCATTTGTAATAGGTGTAATGAATCCAGATTTTATGATGGGAAGTATGGGATGTGTGGTTGGAGAAAAAATAACTAGAGCTATTGAGAGTGCTGTAGAGAAAAAATTACCTGTGATTATTTTTTCAGCTTCTGGTGGTGCAAGAATGCAGGAAGGGATATTATCTTTAATGCAGATGGCGAAGACATCTTTGGCACTAAAACGATTGTCAGATGAAGGATTATTGTATATTTCAGTTTTGACAGATCCAACTACAGGTGGTGTTACAGCTAGCTTTGCTATGCTTGGAGATATTATTATAGCAGAACCAAAAGCATTAATAGGCTTTGCAGGTCCTCGGGTTATCGAACAAACAATAAGACAAAGATTACCTGAAGGATTTCAAAGGGCTGAGTTTTTAAAGGAAAAAGGCTTTGTAGACAAGATTGTCCATAGAAAAGATTTAAGAGATGTATTATATAAAATATTAAGCATCCACACATTAAGAGGTGAAAAAAATGAATAA